In one Bufo gargarizans isolate SCDJY-AF-19 chromosome 11, ASM1485885v1, whole genome shotgun sequence genomic region, the following are encoded:
- the LOC122922176 gene encoding gastrula zinc finger protein XlCGF28.1-like isoform X2, giving the protein MDQEVTSKSDTEDSPSLGVPEHGAESEPITREPISPSGCEPPSPSDEEDGKDKANYTQQKLRCRKFSKQKPMEINSSKEFASCKESDSVFENMSSPENEVKTQNEDDEEKNISKPRLRKLTVESKYKSKKRDKDSLEISKFSIPYCPFKVQKTYICTECGRSCISSSHLIIHQRSHTGERPFSCNDCGKSFARKSSLVIHERIHTGERPYTCTHCGKSFTSSATLSTHIRIHTGERPYVCWECGKSFTSNSSLFIHNRTHTGEKPYICVECGKTFSYTSALVIHKRSHTGEKPFTCDECGKSFADNSRLVKHKTAHTGNWAFICTVCGKGFTCYSNLNVHQRSHTGERPYACNTCDKRFALNRDLVRHQTTHTGERPYACSECGKCFTRKAHLTTHVKSAHV; this is encoded by the coding sequence GAGAACCCATCTCACCAAGTGGATGTGAGCCACCATCTCCAAGTGATGAAGAAGATGGAAAAGATAAAGCTAACTATACTCAGCAAAAATTAAGGTGCCGGAAGTTCAGCAAACAAAAGCCCATGGAGATAAATTCAAGTAAGGAATTTGCTAGCTGTAAGGAATCAGATAGTGTCTTTGAAAATATGAGTTCTCCAGAAAATGAAGTCAAAACTCAAAATGAAGACGATGAAGAGAAGAACATTAGCAAACCACGTCTACGTAAATTAACTGTGGAGTCTAAGTATAAGAGCAAGAAACGTGACAAAGATTCCCTAGAGATTTCAAAATTCTCTATCCCTTACTGCCCCTTCAAGGTGCAGAAGACTTATATATGCACCGAATGTGGACGAAGCTGCATCTCCAGTTCTCACCTCATCATACATCAGAGGTCCCACACTGGAGAACGGCCTTTCTCTTGTAATGACTGTGGAAAAAGTTTTGCCCGAAAGTCTTCGCTGGTAATTCATGAGAGGATCCACACTGGAGAACGTCCATACACCTGCACACATTGTGGGAAGAGCTTCACTAGCAGTGCGACGCTCTCCACTCACATAAGAATCCACACTGGAGAGAGGCCATATGTCTGTTGGGAGTGTGGGAAAAGTTTTACCAGTAACTCTTCTCTCTTTATACATAACaggacacacacaggagagaagccatacatCTGTGTGGAGTGCGGGAAGACTTTTTCATACACATCCGCTCTTGTCATACACAAGAggtctcacacaggagagaagccattcaCCTGTGACGAGTGCGGAAAAAGTTTTGCTGACAACTCTCGACTAGTAAAACATAAGACTGCTCATACCGGAAATTGGGCGTTTATCTGTACTGTGTGTGGTAAAGGTTTCACTTGCTACTCAAACCTCAATGTTCACCAGAGGTCACACACGGGGGAGAGGCCATACGCATGTAATACGTGCGATAAGAGGTTTGCTCTCAATAGGGATCTTGTCCGCCATCAGACAACCCACACCGGTGAAAGGCCCTATGCTTGCTCGGAGTGTGGCAAGTGTTTCACTCGTAAGGCTCACCTGACCACCCATGTCAAATCTGCACACGTGTAA
- the LOC122922176 gene encoding gastrula zinc finger protein XlCGF28.1-like isoform X1 yields the protein MRRQSRGRDLIMDQEVTSKSDTEDSPSLGVPEHGAESEPITREPISPSGCEPPSPSDEEDGKDKANYTQQKLRCRKFSKQKPMEINSSKEFASCKESDSVFENMSSPENEVKTQNEDDEEKNISKPRLRKLTVESKYKSKKRDKDSLEISKFSIPYCPFKVQKTYICTECGRSCISSSHLIIHQRSHTGERPFSCNDCGKSFARKSSLVIHERIHTGERPYTCTHCGKSFTSSATLSTHIRIHTGERPYVCWECGKSFTSNSSLFIHNRTHTGEKPYICVECGKTFSYTSALVIHKRSHTGEKPFTCDECGKSFADNSRLVKHKTAHTGNWAFICTVCGKGFTCYSNLNVHQRSHTGERPYACNTCDKRFALNRDLVRHQTTHTGERPYACSECGKCFTRKAHLTTHVKSAHV from the coding sequence GAGAACCCATCTCACCAAGTGGATGTGAGCCACCATCTCCAAGTGATGAAGAAGATGGAAAAGATAAAGCTAACTATACTCAGCAAAAATTAAGGTGCCGGAAGTTCAGCAAACAAAAGCCCATGGAGATAAATTCAAGTAAGGAATTTGCTAGCTGTAAGGAATCAGATAGTGTCTTTGAAAATATGAGTTCTCCAGAAAATGAAGTCAAAACTCAAAATGAAGACGATGAAGAGAAGAACATTAGCAAACCACGTCTACGTAAATTAACTGTGGAGTCTAAGTATAAGAGCAAGAAACGTGACAAAGATTCCCTAGAGATTTCAAAATTCTCTATCCCTTACTGCCCCTTCAAGGTGCAGAAGACTTATATATGCACCGAATGTGGACGAAGCTGCATCTCCAGTTCTCACCTCATCATACATCAGAGGTCCCACACTGGAGAACGGCCTTTCTCTTGTAATGACTGTGGAAAAAGTTTTGCCCGAAAGTCTTCGCTGGTAATTCATGAGAGGATCCACACTGGAGAACGTCCATACACCTGCACACATTGTGGGAAGAGCTTCACTAGCAGTGCGACGCTCTCCACTCACATAAGAATCCACACTGGAGAGAGGCCATATGTCTGTTGGGAGTGTGGGAAAAGTTTTACCAGTAACTCTTCTCTCTTTATACATAACaggacacacacaggagagaagccatacatCTGTGTGGAGTGCGGGAAGACTTTTTCATACACATCCGCTCTTGTCATACACAAGAggtctcacacaggagagaagccattcaCCTGTGACGAGTGCGGAAAAAGTTTTGCTGACAACTCTCGACTAGTAAAACATAAGACTGCTCATACCGGAAATTGGGCGTTTATCTGTACTGTGTGTGGTAAAGGTTTCACTTGCTACTCAAACCTCAATGTTCACCAGAGGTCACACACGGGGGAGAGGCCATACGCATGTAATACGTGCGATAAGAGGTTTGCTCTCAATAGGGATCTTGTCCGCCATCAGACAACCCACACCGGTGAAAGGCCCTATGCTTGCTCGGAGTGTGGCAAGTGTTTCACTCGTAAGGCTCACCTGACCACCCATGTCAAATCTGCACACGTGTAA